The following are encoded in a window of Stieleria sp. JC731 genomic DNA:
- a CDS encoding DUF4272 domain-containing protein — protein sequence MPVQVFAYCTNRHASWPDFPHQPAMRRDPSTPGFDQHLIEMVSQIFEQSGGEISQSVYGVCRHLQRTNVILAFEVDAEHLEAIAPWAWEFNAVLFLPDGNIRDPNGAVLVDRETMQPDPKAQLPFPVDARSRKAQSEIQLRNRQIDTPETLPPVVAESEVQLRPADEVAWRALALFIVAVRAESLATEEPIPVETLRAKQPLAFQALTPWEQAFMENESPSSEDVSAAGWRYESLAALQWAMGLAAALPFPDTICDVPAAAKLMMSVQPRELVSAATLRPTDQILDALDLNFRLLWAARQASVDNVDPPAGLEGGVVAERQHTLNWLTCFENAEWDDVDIPS from the coding sequence ATGCCCGTTCAAGTATTTGCTTACTGCACCAACCGTCATGCGTCTTGGCCTGACTTCCCGCATCAGCCCGCGATGCGTCGCGATCCGTCCACGCCCGGATTTGACCAGCATCTCATCGAGATGGTTTCACAGATTTTTGAGCAGTCGGGCGGTGAAATTAGCCAATCCGTCTACGGCGTCTGCCGGCACCTGCAACGCACGAACGTCATCCTGGCTTTTGAAGTCGATGCCGAACACTTGGAAGCGATCGCGCCTTGGGCTTGGGAATTCAACGCGGTCCTTTTCCTGCCGGATGGAAACATCCGCGACCCCAACGGAGCAGTATTGGTCGATCGCGAAACGATGCAGCCGGACCCCAAGGCGCAATTGCCTTTTCCAGTGGATGCGCGAAGCCGCAAGGCACAGTCTGAAATACAGCTACGCAACCGGCAAATCGATACGCCGGAAACGCTTCCGCCAGTTGTTGCTGAATCAGAAGTCCAGCTAAGACCGGCTGATGAAGTTGCGTGGCGTGCACTGGCTTTGTTTATCGTCGCGGTCCGCGCCGAATCGCTGGCGACAGAAGAACCGATTCCGGTCGAAACCTTGCGTGCTAAGCAGCCACTGGCGTTCCAAGCGTTGACGCCCTGGGAACAGGCTTTCATGGAGAACGAATCTCCCAGCAGCGAGGATGTCTCCGCTGCGGGCTGGCGTTATGAGTCACTGGCGGCACTGCAGTGGGCGATGGGCTTGGCCGCGGCGCTGCCATTTCCTGATACGATTTGCGATGTTCCCGCCGCCGCTAAACTGATGATGTCGGTCCAACCTAGGGAGTTGGTTTCCGCAGCGACCCTGCGACCGACCGATCAGATTCTGGACGCTCTCGATCTGAACTTTCGGCTGCTGTGGGCGGCCCGCCAAGCGTCCGTCGACAACGTCGATCCGCCTGCAGGGCTCGAAGGCGGCGTGGTAGCGGAACGGCAACACACGCTAAACTGGTTGACTTGCTTCGAAAATGCAGAGTGGGACGACGTCGACATTCCCAGCTGA
- a CDS encoding O-antigen ligase family protein, translating into MSFLTILFFLAFAVWCIPLARYVQMVHMLLGLLWIGTIFGPPFFAFDGPIQISFDRLLLAITIGVAAFHWWTGQIKLPTLNRVDVCVAGLVVYIYWSSRGYNITETIVDPTARWLFYILVPAVVYGLARITPFSSVDFKLLMRGIIVLGLYLSVTAVCEIKGFHALVYPKHILNPEVWMFLGRGRGPLLNPAGNGLIISIAMAAVAASFVNADRQSKALYAALGVILFVGCYATLTRSCWLGIAGAVAAVGFVFSPRWVRVMGLASMVLLAVAMSMGLKEHLMSFKRDKALSAEDAAKSVELRPLLAAVAFEMFKDKPLTGHGYGQYLQRHTSYHSIRELGMPLEMARPYSHHNAFLAFLVDSGLIGLGLYLGFISMTAIYGWQLAHNGGLPLEARQLGLFSLATLAAYFPNAMFHNMTIIPMVQIFLMTSGGLVVTVYQRGLSDAKQGERRRLATDSHRAPAHLTG; encoded by the coding sequence ATGTCCTTCCTGACGATCCTGTTTTTTCTCGCCTTCGCCGTTTGGTGTATTCCGCTGGCGAGATATGTCCAGATGGTCCACATGCTGCTTGGACTGCTGTGGATCGGAACGATCTTCGGCCCGCCATTCTTCGCCTTTGATGGCCCGATTCAAATCAGCTTCGATCGCTTGCTGCTTGCGATCACGATCGGCGTGGCGGCGTTTCATTGGTGGACGGGCCAGATCAAGCTTCCGACTCTCAATCGCGTTGATGTCTGTGTTGCGGGACTGGTTGTCTACATCTACTGGAGCAGCCGTGGGTACAACATTACCGAAACGATTGTCGACCCGACCGCTAGGTGGCTGTTCTACATTCTTGTTCCGGCAGTCGTTTATGGGCTGGCGCGGATCACCCCCTTTTCGTCGGTCGATTTCAAGCTTTTGATGCGTGGGATAATCGTCCTAGGGCTGTACCTTTCGGTGACCGCGGTTTGCGAAATCAAAGGCTTCCATGCGTTGGTTTACCCCAAGCACATTTTGAATCCTGAAGTGTGGATGTTTCTTGGGCGTGGTCGCGGCCCGTTGCTAAACCCTGCGGGCAATGGGCTGATTATTTCGATCGCGATGGCAGCCGTGGCGGCAAGTTTTGTGAATGCGGATCGCCAGTCGAAAGCCTTGTATGCCGCCTTAGGAGTGATCCTTTTTGTTGGCTGCTATGCGACGCTGACACGCAGTTGCTGGTTGGGCATTGCCGGTGCGGTTGCGGCTGTCGGTTTTGTCTTTAGCCCTCGATGGGTTCGCGTGATGGGGCTGGCGTCCATGGTGCTGCTTGCGGTCGCGATGTCGATGGGCCTGAAAGAGCATCTGATGTCGTTCAAACGCGACAAAGCTCTATCGGCCGAAGATGCGGCCAAAAGCGTCGAACTGCGACCGCTGCTCGCCGCCGTCGCTTTTGAAATGTTCAAAGACAAGCCTCTGACAGGACACGGGTATGGCCAATATCTGCAGCGTCACACCAGCTATCACAGCATCCGTGAACTCGGCATGCCGTTGGAGATGGCACGGCCCTACAGCCATCACAACGCGTTTCTGGCCTTCCTGGTCGACTCGGGACTGATCGGACTTGGGCTGTACCTGGGTTTTATCTCTATGACGGCAATCTATGGCTGGCAACTGGCGCACAACGGAGGTTTGCCCTTAGAAGCCCGACAATTAGGGCTGTTCAGCCTCGCAACGCTGGCGGCCTATTTTCCCAATGCCATGTTTCACAACATGACCATCATTCCCATGGTGCAGATCTTTCTGATGACCTCTGGCGGACTAGTTGTCACCGTTTACCAGCGGGGACTTTCTGACGCCAAACAGGGCGAACGCAGAAGACTTGCAACCGACAGCCATCGGGCTCCTGCCCATCTGACCGGATAA
- the rpmI gene encoding 50S ribosomal protein L35: MGTKIKTHKGTKKRFRLTAKGKAMHRQSGTSHLACGLSKKRRRNLRGTTSVDPCMEKTIHAALNGYSY, encoded by the coding sequence ATGGGAACAAAGATTAAGACCCATAAGGGCACCAAAAAACGATTTCGTCTGACCGCCAAAGGCAAAGCGATGCACCGTCAAAGCGGCACCAGCCACTTGGCATGCGGTCTGAGCAAAAAACGCCGTCGTAACCTGCGTGGAACTACCTCGGTCGATCCTTGCATGGAAAAGACCATCCACGCCGCTCTGAACGGCTACAGCTACTAA
- a CDS encoding GDSL-type esterase/lipase family protein, with the protein MRLQICSWQLIVAIAFTAFNASTSIAQEGDDASVTAPYEEAALQRWEKDIAEFDALNEEQEPSSESILFIGSSSIRLWKSMQRDMAPYKTIRRGYGGAKFTDMAVFAERLITPHQYRAAVMFVGNGISDKPDSHTPDMIEPLVRHIIETSQQHQPGTLFFLIEITPTQSRFKIWDKIRAVNERLREIALTTPNTYFIATAGDYLHTDGQPRTELFISDQLHMNEQGYQLWSKLIRRRLDDVLRLQAVEQAGE; encoded by the coding sequence ATGCGTTTACAAATCTGCAGCTGGCAACTGATCGTTGCAATCGCCTTCACCGCTTTCAACGCATCGACATCGATAGCCCAGGAAGGTGACGACGCTTCGGTTACGGCCCCCTATGAAGAAGCGGCTTTGCAGCGATGGGAAAAGGACATCGCAGAATTTGATGCACTCAATGAGGAACAAGAACCTTCATCGGAATCGATCTTGTTCATCGGCAGCAGCAGCATTCGATTGTGGAAATCGATGCAGCGCGATATGGCGCCCTACAAGACGATCCGCCGCGGCTACGGTGGTGCAAAATTCACCGACATGGCCGTCTTCGCCGAACGTCTGATCACGCCGCATCAGTACCGCGCGGCAGTCATGTTCGTTGGCAACGGCATCAGTGATAAACCGGACAGCCACACGCCTGACATGATCGAGCCGCTGGTTCGACATATCATCGAAACATCACAGCAGCACCAACCGGGCACTCTGTTTTTCTTGATCGAGATCACACCGACTCAAAGTCGATTCAAGATTTGGGACAAGATTCGCGCCGTCAACGAACGCCTCCGTGAGATCGCGCTCACCACGCCGAATACTTATTTCATTGCCACCGCAGGCGATTACCTGCACACCGATGGGCAACCACGAACCGAGCTGTTCATTTCGGATCAACTGCACATGAATGAACAGGGCTACCAGTTGTGGTCAAAGCTGATCCGCCGCCGCCTGGATGACGTGCTTCGTCTACAAGCGGTCGAGCAGGCTGGCGAGTAG
- the pyk gene encoding pyruvate kinase, with protein MINNLTNNHLAIASGDAKLVVGLIGPAARSAGTPMQDAFRSYRHTKIIATIGPATESEEKLTKLIEAGVDIVRLNMAHGTGEWVTEIIGRIRQVSKSIGRHVAVMMDVKGPEVRTGPVEKTINLCTGDKLELHTSDFEQKDDGVHRVSVNYPDLPKDVCVGTTVLIDSGLIRTEVLSKTETTILLEVKTPGPMGSRRHINLPGTLINLPALTKKDERDLLAGVQAGLDFVALSFVRQAADIRTLRDYLKSIDCKARIIAKIEDQAGVKNMDEIIKETDAVMVARGDLGIEIEYHKLPLVQAKLVQSCQAHGKPVIIATHLLESMVQSPMPTRAEISDVSNAIREQADAIMLSGETTTGAYPLESVEVLKNICHSIEPSVDGQINDRIELHTPKSKMLRSSVKLAKELGKSGVVVFTRSGFLAYVLGAMRAQNVPIYAFTDVPETFHQLMLPWGVEPFLMDFDENPEITIQNALGQLLVKGWCTEEDWLVVITNALADNQIIDTLQLRQVKITCDVKF; from the coding sequence ATGATCAACAACCTAACAAACAATCATCTTGCCATCGCCTCCGGAGACGCGAAATTGGTTGTTGGCCTAATTGGCCCCGCAGCCCGCTCCGCAGGAACTCCTATGCAAGACGCATTCCGCAGTTATCGCCATACAAAAATCATCGCAACGATCGGTCCAGCGACTGAGTCAGAAGAAAAACTGACAAAGCTAATCGAAGCTGGCGTGGATATCGTTCGATTGAACATGGCCCACGGCACCGGCGAATGGGTCACAGAAATCATCGGCCGAATCCGCCAGGTTTCAAAATCGATCGGCCGCCATGTTGCCGTGATGATGGATGTCAAAGGCCCCGAAGTCCGCACAGGACCAGTAGAAAAAACAATCAACCTTTGCACCGGCGACAAGCTGGAATTGCACACTTCCGATTTTGAACAGAAGGATGATGGCGTTCATCGCGTCAGCGTTAATTATCCGGACCTGCCCAAAGACGTCTGCGTCGGAACGACCGTTCTGATCGACAGCGGTTTGATCCGTACGGAAGTCCTCTCCAAAACCGAAACGACGATCCTGCTGGAAGTCAAAACGCCGGGCCCGATGGGCTCCCGACGCCATATCAACCTTCCTGGCACCCTGATCAACCTGCCTGCACTGACAAAGAAAGACGAGCGAGACCTTTTGGCGGGTGTGCAAGCCGGCCTGGACTTCGTCGCACTTTCATTCGTCCGCCAAGCTGCTGACATCCGCACTCTTCGTGACTACTTGAAATCGATCGATTGCAAAGCTCGCATCATCGCCAAGATCGAAGATCAGGCGGGTGTGAAGAACATGGACGAAATCATCAAGGAGACGGATGCCGTGATGGTTGCCCGCGGAGACTTGGGTATCGAAATCGAATACCACAAACTCCCGCTGGTCCAAGCAAAGCTGGTGCAGTCCTGTCAGGCTCACGGAAAGCCCGTCATCATCGCGACACACCTTCTGGAATCGATGGTGCAATCGCCGATGCCGACTCGGGCAGAGATCTCCGACGTTTCCAATGCGATCCGCGAGCAGGCCGATGCGATCATGCTTTCGGGTGAAACCACCACCGGGGCTTATCCGCTTGAATCGGTCGAGGTCCTTAAAAACATTTGCCACAGTATCGAGCCATCGGTTGATGGGCAGATCAACGACCGGATTGAGCTCCATACGCCGAAATCCAAAATGCTGCGATCCAGTGTCAAACTGGCAAAGGAACTCGGCAAATCAGGCGTTGTCGTTTTCACACGCAGCGGCTTCTTGGCTTATGTTCTCGGGGCGATGCGTGCCCAGAATGTGCCGATCTATGCGTTTACCGACGTTCCGGAAACCTTCCACCAACTCATGCTGCCTTGGGGTGTCGAACCCTTCTTGATGGACTTCGACGAAAACCCCGAGATCACGATCCAAAACGCGCTTGGGCAGCTCCTGGTTAAAGGCTGGTGTACCGAAGAGGATTGGCTAGTCGTGATCACCAACGCGCTAGCCGATAACCAAATCATCGATACGCTGCAGCTGCGACAGGTAAAAATCACCTGCGACGTCAAGTTCTGA
- the pheS gene encoding phenylalanine--tRNA ligase subunit alpha, which translates to MSLKDFLSALDSLQSEAIGTLEGVADADAFEAARVKYVGQKKGALKDIQKQMGAVAAEDRKSAGMKLNEVKRAIESAVDDAQKRLLGGDEQSGDPTFDPTLPGIRPNVGHIHPITQTINHLMEIMGRMGFEAAEGPEVEDPHHNFVALNIPEDHPARDPLDNFYLATAESGTQRQNIEGSRLLRSQTSTVQIRVMETKQPPIRVISLGRVYRPDAPDATHFPMFHQMEGLYVDTNVTMANLKTVLRIFATNYLGGDVEIRFRPSFFPFTEPSVEVDFYWDGKWIEFGGAGMVDPNVFRAVGYDPDKVSGFAFGLGVERLCMRRHDIKDIRDLYSGDMRFLSQF; encoded by the coding sequence ATGTCTCTGAAAGACTTTCTATCGGCCCTCGACTCGCTGCAGTCCGAGGCAATTGGCACCTTAGAAGGTGTCGCAGACGCGGATGCCTTCGAGGCTGCGCGTGTAAAGTACGTTGGCCAAAAGAAGGGCGCGCTCAAAGACATCCAAAAACAAATGGGTGCCGTTGCCGCCGAAGATCGCAAGTCAGCCGGGATGAAGCTGAACGAGGTCAAGCGAGCAATCGAATCGGCCGTCGATGACGCCCAGAAGCGTCTGCTTGGCGGTGACGAACAGTCTGGCGACCCGACCTTCGATCCGACGCTTCCTGGCATTCGCCCCAACGTTGGACACATCCACCCGATCACCCAGACCATCAATCACTTGATGGAAATCATGGGACGGATGGGCTTCGAAGCTGCCGAAGGGCCCGAAGTCGAAGACCCGCACCACAACTTCGTGGCGCTGAACATTCCCGAAGACCACCCGGCACGCGATCCGCTGGACAACTTCTATTTGGCAACAGCCGAATCGGGAACCCAACGTCAAAACATCGAAGGCTCGCGGCTGCTGCGTAGCCAAACCAGCACGGTGCAGATCCGTGTGATGGAAACTAAGCAGCCTCCAATCCGTGTCATCTCGCTGGGACGTGTCTATCGCCCCGACGCTCCCGATGCGACGCACTTTCCGATGTTCCACCAGATGGAAGGGCTGTACGTTGACACCAACGTCACGATGGCCAACCTGAAAACCGTTCTGCGAATTTTCGCAACGAACTACTTAGGTGGTGACGTCGAAATCCGATTCCGCCCCTCGTTCTTCCCCTTCACCGAACCCAGCGTCGAAGTCGACTTTTACTGGGACGGAAAGTGGATCGAATTTGGTGGAGCCGGCATGGTCGACCCCAATGTATTCCGCGCTGTCGGTTACGACCCCGATAAGGTGTCGGGATTCGCATTCGGACTTGGCGTCGAACGTCTCTGCATGAGACGACACGACATCAAAGATATCCGCGACCTTTACAGCGGCGACATGCGTTTCCTTTCGCAATTCTGA
- the pheT gene encoding phenylalanine--tRNA ligase subunit beta, with product MDRSELETKLSLSGLNHEETDSWKENPALVEGDYCIDLEVTSNRGDCLGHIGVAREIAVLFDLDLKTPEPKLQTSSTDVGTLLKVDNQFVEACPRYTARVIQGVKVGPSPDWLVEALRSVFWRRNKDQSVEIPQSVNNIVDATNYVMMECGQPLHAFDYAKLTGQQIVIRPGQPKEIITAIDHRQYELDSSTCVIADQERACAVAGVMGGADSEVTESTTDLVIEAAIFTPLFVRRSARALKLHSPSSYRFERRVDPVGVDWASRRVCELIAEVAGGTVADGIIDTAPEISPNPPIVLRLSEIERILGIKISADDTTRILNALGCETKTKITSDEGSFVPPSWRHDLTRQADLIEEVARVHGYEKIPEDSPIPVAPSSKRAFDVAAEKIRHTLTAAGYSEAMTPSVVRQVLDQSLSPWTDRPALVTQTAMLKGAKTIRRSLLPSLLEARANNWASASIEANLFEMAHVYLPDESPEGLPDEHYSVGMVSGEDFFVVKGAVETLCESMGIGTAFGIKPRQLSGFVEGQVVELSLGDDCLGYLGVVAPKTLKQWKLPGNVVTCELSMSTLMKHAQLVPQQQSVSMYPSVERDLNFVMKESIRWSELENIVRSAVGEQLKAVTYRETYRDAERDGKDKKRILMTVQLQKDDATLSGDEADALVQAVIGKCKSELGAELLG from the coding sequence ATGGACCGATCCGAATTGGAGACCAAGCTTAGCCTTAGCGGACTCAATCACGAAGAAACGGATTCTTGGAAAGAGAACCCGGCGTTGGTTGAAGGCGACTATTGCATCGACTTGGAAGTAACCAGTAATCGCGGTGATTGCTTGGGGCACATCGGTGTCGCCCGCGAAATCGCGGTCTTGTTCGATCTGGATCTGAAGACGCCTGAACCCAAGCTACAAACCTCGTCGACCGATGTCGGAACGCTACTAAAGGTTGACAACCAATTTGTCGAAGCCTGCCCTCGCTATACCGCACGTGTAATTCAAGGCGTGAAGGTTGGTCCCAGCCCGGACTGGCTCGTCGAAGCATTGCGGTCAGTCTTCTGGCGACGCAACAAAGATCAGTCGGTCGAAATCCCACAAAGCGTCAACAACATCGTCGATGCGACCAACTATGTGATGATGGAATGTGGGCAGCCGCTTCACGCTTTTGACTACGCAAAACTGACCGGGCAACAGATTGTCATTCGGCCAGGCCAACCGAAAGAGATCATCACGGCGATCGACCATCGCCAGTACGAACTCGATTCGTCGACCTGCGTGATCGCGGACCAAGAACGCGCCTGTGCGGTCGCCGGTGTCATGGGTGGTGCCGATTCGGAAGTCACCGAATCAACAACCGACCTCGTTATCGAAGCCGCGATCTTCACCCCATTGTTCGTACGTCGATCGGCAAGGGCTTTAAAACTGCATAGCCCATCGTCCTACCGTTTCGAACGTCGTGTCGATCCGGTCGGAGTCGATTGGGCCAGCCGCCGTGTCTGTGAATTGATCGCCGAAGTCGCGGGCGGAACCGTCGCTGACGGGATCATTGATACCGCACCCGAGATCTCACCGAACCCGCCGATCGTCTTGCGACTTTCGGAAATCGAACGGATCCTCGGAATTAAGATTTCGGCCGACGATACCACTCGTATCCTCAACGCGCTCGGCTGCGAAACGAAGACAAAGATCACCAGCGACGAAGGCAGCTTTGTGCCGCCGTCTTGGCGTCATGACCTGACCCGCCAAGCCGATCTGATCGAAGAAGTCGCGCGTGTTCACGGCTACGAAAAAATTCCCGAAGACAGCCCGATCCCCGTCGCCCCCAGCAGTAAACGGGCGTTCGACGTCGCGGCCGAAAAGATCCGCCACACGTTGACCGCCGCTGGTTACAGCGAAGCGATGACACCCAGCGTTGTCCGGCAGGTTTTGGATCAATCGCTTTCACCTTGGACCGATCGCCCCGCTTTGGTCACCCAGACAGCGATGCTGAAAGGTGCCAAGACCATTCGCCGCTCTCTGCTGCCAAGCTTGTTGGAAGCGCGAGCAAACAACTGGGCATCGGCATCCATCGAAGCGAACTTGTTCGAGATGGCTCATGTGTACCTGCCTGACGAATCCCCCGAAGGCCTACCAGACGAACACTACAGCGTCGGCATGGTTTCCGGTGAAGACTTCTTCGTTGTCAAAGGTGCAGTCGAAACGCTTTGTGAATCGATGGGAATCGGTACCGCGTTCGGTATCAAACCTCGGCAACTAAGCGGGTTCGTCGAAGGCCAAGTTGTCGAACTATCACTGGGCGACGACTGCCTGGGCTACCTTGGCGTCGTTGCACCAAAAACGCTGAAACAGTGGAAGCTGCCTGGCAACGTTGTCACTTGTGAACTTTCGATGTCGACGCTGATGAAACATGCTCAGCTCGTTCCGCAGCAGCAATCGGTCAGCATGTACCCCAGCGTCGAACGCGATTTGAACTTCGTCATGAAGGAATCGATTCGCTGGAGCGAACTTGAAAACATTGTTCGCTCTGCCGTCGGGGAACAACTAAAAGCGGTGACCTACCGCGAAACTTATCGTGATGCCGAGCGTGACGGCAAAGACAAGAAACGCATTCTGATGACCGTACAGCTGCAAAAGGATGACGCCACACTTAGCGGTGATGAGGCTGACGCCTTGGTCCAAGCGGTGATCGGAAAGTGCAAGAGCGAACTCGGCGCCGAACTGCTGGGTTAA
- the rplT gene encoding 50S ribosomal protein L20 translates to MRATGGAARRQSKKRLFKRAKGYRGGRGKLTRTVKETLLRSGAYAFRDRRVRKRDFRRLWITRLNAACRQHDMRYSEFIFGLKKAGIELDRKTLSEMAIHDADGFKAVVDKVKEALAA, encoded by the coding sequence ATGCGTGCAACTGGCGGAGCCGCTCGTCGGCAATCCAAGAAACGTCTCTTTAAACGAGCCAAAGGTTATCGCGGTGGACGCGGTAAACTGACCCGTACCGTCAAGGAAACCTTGCTGCGTAGCGGCGCGTATGCGTTTCGCGATCGTCGCGTCCGTAAACGTGATTTCCGCCGTCTGTGGATCACTCGTTTGAACGCCGCCTGCCGTCAACATGACATGCGTTACAGCGAGTTCATCTTCGGACTGAAAAAGGCCGGTATCGAGCTCGACCGCAAAACGCTCTCCGAAATGGCTATCCACGACGCCGATGGCTTCAAAGCGGTCGTCGACAAGGTGAAAGAAGCGCTCGCCGCTTAG